GCGCCTGCAGCACCGCGGGGGTCGGCCTGCGGTTGAGGAGATCCGTGCGGTCCGCGGCGCAGTTCTCCAGCGTCTCCGTCGAAATTCCCAGCCAGCCGCGCGCCACGTCTTCGGAGATGTCACGCAGGTTGTCCACCCTGTCCAGGCCCTCGCCGAACGACAGCACCGCGTGGTCGAAGGCGGGATCGTCGGAGGGTCCGCCCAACAGCGGACAGCCCAGCAGGACGGGAGCGCCCACGGCACTGCGGGCGAACTCCGACAGTTCCGCCTCGGTCGCGAACTCGGTCCTCCCGATGTCGCCCCGGGTCGTCGCGACGAACTTCTCCAGGGCCGGCACGGGCAGTGCGAAGGTGGCGATGCTGTGCACGATCGCGGCCCGCACGGGGTGCGCCGAATATCCCGAGCGTACTTCCGTCAGAAGTTCATGGGTCTCTTCTGAGAAGCGCGCGACACTGCCCTTGCGGTGGTCCGCCAGGTCGTCCACCCAGCGCACCACGGCTCCCACCGCGGCCATGGCGGGCCGGTATTGCGGCGGCAGGAACGCCCCGGCCATGGCCATGGTCCAGTCCGTCTTCAACGCCAGCTTGAAGCAGGCCCGGTACGATTTCCGCAATCCGGCGTCATTGATACCTGCCAGATCGAGGCACTCGTCGAACTTGCCCAGTTCCCAACGCGCCAAGGCGTGTGACCTTTCTTGGGAGGAGTTTTCCTACGATGCCTTGCCGTTACGTGGCTCGGGCGTCCAGGCCACGGTGATCGCCCCACCGGATGCCAGCAGCAGGAATCCGAGGAACAAGCCGCCCATGTTGGCTGCGACAAGGCTGACCAGGGACAGCACGAGTGCGAGGACTCCCGGGAAAGCGCGCCGGTCGGGAGCTTGCCAGGTGGCGAGCCCGGAGACGAGACACAGACTGCCCAGTAGCCACGCGGAGGCGCCGGCGGTGCCCGAGAACGGCAGCATGCCCAGGCCGTCCCAGGTGGTCAGCACGATTTCGACGCCGCCCAGACACATCAACAAGCCGCCCCAGAACGGGCGTGTGCGGTACCAGGGCAGCCAGCGGGAGCGTGCGATCGGCCACAGATCGTTCATCGTCATTTCCCGGAATCCCGAGGGCTGGAGGGGCAGCCTTGGCGGCCGTGGACGAAGTCCGCGTGGAAACCCTTCGCGGCGAGGCTCGCGGCGGCGAACGCTCGCGGTTCGACGCGGACCTTGAATGCGTGAAAGGAGCCCGCGGTAAGCCGGAAGGGCGTTGCCGGGTCCCGCTCTGTTTCCAGTCCGGCCGGGGAAAGGGAAACGCGCGACGTACTGAGAGAGGACGTCTCGATGGTGAACTTCGAGGCGGACAGCGAGTCGGCATACAGGCGGGCGGTGGTGGCTCCGATAACCGGCAGCTCCACCACGGAGGTCACACAGACATCATCGGCTCGAAAATCCTGGAAGAGCGACATGAGTGCCGCATCGGAATGCTTTCCCGACGATAGCCCCGGAGTGATCGACAACCCGGACACACTGATCTTCTCCGCACTGATGACCATGGGCACGCGTCCCGCGAAGGCGAACTGGAGCGCGCTGGCACTGTCGGTGGCCAGAAGGGCATAGGCCGCCCCGAGAACGACGGCCATGACCACCGCGCAGCGCCGGCGTCGGACATGCCCAGACGGCGCCGACGGGATTTCCTTCGGTGCGCTTGGCGCGTCGCGACGCAAGGGCAACTCCCCCATTTCTGTGGCCACTCACCGGTTGCGCGGAGCCAGGAAGAAGAAAACCGGAATGAATTCGTTTACCGCAGAGCACTGAATTGCGGTCCATCTCTACACGCTGCGTCTATGGCACCCCGAAATGCACGGCGCACAGACATCGTTTACACCCGAAGGGGTGAGCATTCCTACGGCCGACCGGGCCCCTTGGGAGGCGGCGTGGCCTGCGCCGATGCCACCACCGAGGCGGGCCGAAAGAAGGCACAACCGCACCACGACCTAGGGTCGACCTGTGTTGAAACGTCCCGCCTTGCTCTGGCTGCTGGCCCCCTACGCGCTCTTCCTCGGCGTACTCCCTCTCGTCGACCGCGTCCATCCCACCGTGGCCGGCCTCCCCTTCCTCTTCTTCTGGCTCCTGCTGGCGACCCTGCTCACACCGGCCGCCGTCTTCCTCGCCTGGCGCGGGGACCGGAAGCGGGGCCGGGTGTGAACGCCACCGTCGCGACGTCGGTCTTCGGCGTCTTCATGGTCCTCACCGTCGCCCTCGGCCTCTTCGCCGTCCGGGGCCGGGGCTCGGGAGGCGGACTCACCGAGTGGTCGGTGGGCGGCCGCAGCATGGGCACGGTCTTCATCTGGGTGCTGATGGCCGGCGAGGGCTACACGAGCTTCAGCTACCTCGGCGCGGCGGGCTGGGGCTACAACCACGGCGCGCCGGTCCTCTACGTCATCGCGTACATGTCCTGCGGCTACGCGATCGGCTACGTCGTCGGGCCGATGCTCTGGTCCTACGCCCGCGAGCACGGCCTCGTCTCCATCACTGACATGGTCGCCCACCGCTACGGGCGCCCCTGGCTCGGCACGGCCGTCGCCATCCTGGCGACGGTGTGCCTGCTGCCGTACATCCAGCTCCAGATCACCGGCATGGGCGTGGTCGTCTCGACCATCTCCTACGGCGCGATCAGCCTGAACTGGGCCTACTTCATCGCCTTCGCCGTCACCACGGGCTTCGTGGTGGTGAGCGGACTGCGCGGCAGCGCCTGGGTGTCGGTGCTCAAGGACGTGCTGGTCATCGGCACCCTGGGCTTCCTCGCGATCTACGTCCCGCTCCACTACTTCGACGGCTACGGGCCCTTCCTGGACCGCCTGGTGGCGGAGAAGCCCGACTGGCTGACCTTCACCGGGCACGGCGGCAGCGGCCTGGGCGGAAGCTGGTTCGTCACGACGAGCTTCCTGAACTCCCTGACCGTGGTGATCTTCCCGACGACCGTGGCGGGCTACCTCGGCGCGCGCAGCGCCGACGGGCTGCGCCGCAACGCGATGCTGCTGCCGTTCTACAACGTGCTGCTGTTCGTGCCGATGCTGCTGGGCATGGCGGCGATCTTCGTGGTGCCGGGGCTGGCCGGCCCGGGGTCGAACCTGGCGCTGTTCAAGCTCGTGGTGGACTCCCTGCCCGCGTGGGCGGTCGGGGTGATCGGAGTCGCGGCGGCCCTGTCGTCGATCGTGCCGATGGCGGTGTTCATGCTGGTCATCGGGACCATGTGGGGCAAGAGCGTGCTGGGCGTCATGCCCGGCCTGGCGGGCCGCCCGGACCGGCAGAAGACGGGCGCCCAAGTGGTGGTCGTGGCGGCGGGCGGACTGGCCCTGCTGCTCACCTATACCGAGCCCAATACGCTCGTGCGGCTGTCGCTCATCTCCTACGAAGGCATGGCACAGCTCGTGCCCATGATTCTGCTGGGCCTGGTGTGGCGGAAGCTGACGCTCTGGGGTGCGGTGAGCGGTCTCGTGGCGGGCGGCACCCTGGTGTGCGCGCTGGTCTTCACCGAGAACGACCCGCTGTGGGGCGTGAACGCGGGGGCGGTCGCCCTCGGACTGAACCTGGTGGTCGCGCTGGCGGTCTCCTGGCTGGGGCCGAGGACCGTGGACGAACGACCGGATTCCGAGGTGCTGGCGACGGATCCGGGCCCGGACGTGCCGGTTGTCAGTGGCACGGTCTAGCATCGGAACGAACGACTGATCGAACGGTCGCGAACGAACGGCCTTCGGGGAGGGGGAGCACAGCATGCGTCATGTCCTGCGCGGCACCCTGCGTACGCACGTGAGCGTGCTCCTCTTCCTGCTGGCCGAACTGCTCCTCGTACAGAGCGGCTTGGTGGGCGTCGTGGCACTGGCCGCGACGACGGCCGTCGCGGCCGCGTTGCTGGCCTGCGCCGTTCTCGCCGCCCGCGTCACGGGTCCGCTCACGCCGACCCGCATACGCACCGCGATACGGGACCGGGAGTTGCGTACGGCGTTCCTCGCCCAACGCGATCCCGATGCCCAGGGCCGTCCCCGGCCCCGAGCGCCCGGCCGTCTCCTCCCGACGGCCGCGTAGGCGCTCCGCTCCCGCCACTGCACTGCACTGCACTGCATTTTGAGCTGAGCTGAGCCCGCGCGGCTCGTCACGCCGAAACCCCTTCCGTTTCCGGCACGACGAGACCCCGTGGAGGGCTCATCCATGTCCGTTTTCGCATTCCTCGGCACCCTGCTGTCCCACCTCGCCGACGTCATCGACCCGCTCTTCGGCACCTCGGCGACGGCCGCCGCGATCGTCCTGTTCACCTTGGGCGTCCGGCTCGCCCTGCACCCCCTGGCCAGGTCGGCGGCGCGCGGCGAGGGGGCCCGCGCCGCGCTCGCGCCCGAGCTCGAGAAGCTGCGCCGCAAGCACAAGAACCACCCGGAGAGGCTGCACAAGGCGGCGAGCGAGATGTACGCCAAGGCCGGCTCGTCGCCGATGGCGGGCTGCCTGCCGTCCATGGTGCAGCTGCCCGTGTTCTATGTGATGTACCACCTCTTCGCCACCGGCTCCGGCGGCGACGGCCTGCTCGACCACACCCTGCTGGGCGCCCCGCTCGGCAGCCGGTGGGCCGACGCGCTCGGCCACGGCGGGGCGTTCGGCCCGCAGGGCCTCGTCTACCTGGGCCTGTTCGCCCTGATCGCGGCCGTGGCGACGTGGACGTACACCCGCAGCCGCAAGGCGGCCGCCACGATGCCGGTCCCGGGGGCCGACCAGGTACCGGGCATGGCGAGCCTGACCAAGATCCTTCCGCTGCTCACCTTCGGCACGCTCGTCACCGCCGCGATCGTGCCCCTGGCGGCCGGCCTCTATCTGGCGGCCACCACGGCCTGGACTGCGGCCGAACGGGCGTACCTGACGCCCCTTCGGACGGCGAAGCCGACGGCCAAGGCCCGCGTGTGAGCCGCCATGTGACGGTCCAACTGCCGGACGCGGACTTGCGGAGGGAGCCGCCGTTCTTGCACGATCGGCCAGTTCACCTGATGGCCGTCCCCCATCGGCCGGTCCGGACAAGGCCGTCCGGGCCGTCCCTTCGACCGTGGGAGTCGTACGGATGAAGCTGTTGCGTGTGGGACCGGCGGGTGCGGAACGCCCGGCGCTGCTGGACGAGGAAGGCACGCTGCGCGACCTGTCGGCCCTGGTGCCCGACGTGGACGCCGGGCTGTTCGCGGACGAGTCGGCGCTCAAGCACGTCCGGGCCGCCGTCGGCGCCCGCGTCCTGCCCGCGCTCGACCCGTCCGGCCTGCGGATCGGCCCGCCCGTCGGCCGCATCGGCAAGATCGTCTGCGTGGGCCTGAACTATCACGCCCACGCCGCCGAGCTCAGGGTGAAGGTCCCCGCCGAGCCGGTGCTCTTCCTCAAGGCCCCGGACACGGTCGTCGGCCCGGAGGACACGGTGCTCGTGCCGCGCGGCAGCGAGAAGACCGACTGGGAGGTCGAGCTGGCCGTCGTCATCGGCCGGACGGCCCGCTACCTGGAGACCGACCAGCAGGCGCTCGCCTCGATAGCCGGGTACGCGGTGGCGAACGACGTCTCGGAGCGGGCGTTCCAGATGGAGCGCGGCGGCCAGTGGGACAAGGGCAAGAACTGCGAGACGTTCAATCCGCTGGGCCCGTGGCTCGTCACCGCCGACGAGGTCCCCGACCCGCAGGACCTGCGGCTGCGCCTGTGGGTGAACGGGCAGCTGCGGCAGGACGGCAGCACGGCCGACCAGATCTTCCCGGTCGCCCAGATCGTGCGGTACGTCAGCCAGTACATGACCCTGTACCCCGGCGACGTCGTCAACACCGGCACCCCGGCGGGCGTGGCCATGGGCCAACCGGAACCCAAGCCGTATCTGCGGGCCGGGGACGTGGTGGAGCTGGAGATCGACGGCCTGGGGCGGCAGCGGCAGGTACTCAAGGAGGCGTAGCGGCGGGCGTACGTACGGGGGACCCGGCGCGTGTGTTGCCGGGTTCCGCACCCTTGTCCATGCATATTTTCGTACATGCGCAAGGAAGAGGGCGGAAGGTCCCGTACGGCCGGCCTGGCGGTCCTGGCGACCGCGCTCGGCGGCGTGCTGCTCGTGTGCGCTCTGGCCGCGCTGAGCGCGTCTGCCGCGACGCGGCCGAGCCCGTTGACCCCGACGGCGGGCGGCTCGCCGGGCAGCCCGTCAGCGACGGCGACACCCGCCGCCCCCACGGCGGGGGCCCGGCCCCTGCCCCCTCTGCCCCGCCCGATGCCACCCCCGACGGTGCGTCCGAATGTAGGCCCGCATGCGGGGCCGGTGGCGGGCGACGGCCACGAGCTGGCCCACAGCGGGCCGCCGATGAGCGCGTCGATGGCGTTCGGCGGGGGGCTGGTCATGCTGGGGGCGGGGCTGGCACTGGTTGTTCTCTACCGTTCCCGCTACGAGCGGTAGGGCATGCTGCCGGCTCGTTGAGCGCGCGGTAGCTGCCGCTACCGGGGACGAAGCTCACCCGCTCTGACGGCTCGGGTGAACGAGCGGTAGGCGCGGGGGCCGCACCAGAGTATGGGGCCGTCTGGATTCTTCGAGTCGCGTATCGCTATGGGGGCGGCCCCGTCGCTCCCGGGTATAGCGATCTCCACGCAGTTCTCGACGACGGAGCTGTAGCTGCTCTTCTTGAACATGAGCTTGCTCCGGCCGCCTGATCCCCTCATCCCGCAGCCCGGCTGCTGAACGCGTCGCGCCGGACGGCGCCGACGAAGGACGTCCACGCGGATGGCGTGAAGATGAAGGCGCCTCTGGTGCGGTCCTTGCTGTCGCCGATGGCTATGAGGCCGTCGTCGGTCAGCTGCGCCTCGACACACCCGACCTGTTGGTTATCGCTGTAGGAGGACTTGCGCCACGCGTATGCGGGCAGATTGTGGCGTTTCACGCGTACCTCACTCAGATTCAAGTTCACGTGCGATCGATGCAATCAGCTCGATGGACTGCTGCGCCGGGAGAGCCGCTGCCTGAAGTCGTCCCCACGCGCGCCCGTACTTTGTGACGGCCTCATCCTCCTCCAGGTACAGGGCGCCGTCGAGATATTCGACTTGAACCACCTCCAGGCCCATGGGATCCGGGTAGGAGAAGATGTCGAACGAGCCACCTGTACAGGTGAAGGTGGTCTGAGACAGGGGGGTGACCTGGATCGTCATCTCAGACGACTGGCTGAGACCGACCAACCGCCGCAGTTGCTCCGCCATCACCGCCGCCCCGCCGATCTGCTGACGAAGGACGCCTTCGGGCATGATGCACATGTAGCTCGGCGGCTCTTCCCGCCGCAGGACTTCCTGCCGTTCCATCCGCAGATCGAGATAGAACTCAAGCTCTTCCTCGGGTAGCGGATCCGAACCAGTCATTACTGCGGTTGCATAGGGCCTGGTTTGCAGGAGACCAGGAATCACTTGCGACTGGAAGGCACGGATCTTTGTCGCATCGGATTCCAGGGACAGTCCTTCCTTGAAGCTCGGTCGCAGGGTTTCGCCGTACTGACGCCACCAGCTCCGCTTGTGCCCCTCGGACGCAAGGGCGACCAGACACTCTCGCGTTCTCTCGTCCTTGACCTTGTAGAGGCTCAGCAGGACATCCAGCTCAAGGCGAGTGACACGGTGGCGACCGGTCTCCTGCCGACTGATCTTCGACCTGTCACCGTGGATGGCGACCGCCGCCTCCTCCGGTGAGACCTTCGCCGCTTCCCGGAGCGCCCTCAGCTCTGCCCCGAGCCTGCGACGCCTGGCGGTGCGATGTGCCTGCTGTCCCACGCGTAGCTCCTCCGCTGATCTGTGCTCCCGACCCCGGCGGCCGGGACCCCGAATACTGGCCAATTGAAGCCCCAAGTGCCAGTCCACAAAGTGTCGTTCTTCAATTTGTCGCTCCATCGATTGAAGTTTGTCGTGAGCGCCACGCGGATGCATTCTGGATACGCCGCGCCCACCGCTGAAATTGTTCGGCGCAAGTTGCGCCTGGGGTGGATGCGTTGGCGTGCATTCGAGCCTTGGAAGGGTGTAGCTGAATGACATACAGGGTGGGTGTGTTCGTGATGGACACCCGGGAGAATCGGCTCATGCAGGTGATGGGGCACGTCGGAGACCGCGTGCAGGTCAGAACGCCCGGCGGCGGCCTGGAGTGGGAAGTCCCCTCGGACGTCCTGCGGTTGGCGACGAGCGAGGAGCGGGCGGCGGCCCGTGCCGCGACGACGCGTCTCATGAACTGCGCCGAGTGCGCCGAACTCGAAACCGCCCGGCGACGGGCCATCGCGGACGGCGACGAGGAGAAGGCCGGCGACGCCCTCGTCGCCGTCCGTTCGCACCGACGCAGGGCACACGCGCTGTGAAGGGCCAGGGCAGCTGGTCCGGGGCCTGCGGGCACCGGTCGGGCTGGACACAGACCCGTGGCGAGGCGCGCTGCAACGACTGCGGAACCAGACGGTTCACGGACTACGGCGCCCTGCGCCCGGCAGAGCTGGCGCCGACCACCACGCCACCCCCACGCCGAGCCCGCAAAACGGACCGCGCGGCAGCCCGCCACGTGGCGCGCATCGTACGGCTCGGCATCCGCTGGGGGACGAGCGGCGTGGGCGCGCCCCGCTGGGCGGCACCCGCGTCAGCCGTCTGATTGCGACGAACGCCGGTACCCAATGGCGGGCTACATGCCGGGCGCGGCGGGCGTAGCTTAAGTGACAGGAAGAAGGAGGCCACCACCGTGGACGCCACCCTCAAGACCGTCATCGGGGGCGAGCTCGTCGAGCTGCCCGGCACCATCGCGGCCATCCGCGCCACCATGGCAGCCGACCAGGCCGAGGAGTTCGACCGCGAGATCGAGCATGTCCCTGCGGCTGAGCTGCCTGCCGCTCTGGTCCGCTGGGCACTGGTCGGCACGGGCGCCGATGAAGAAGACGAACACCTCTTCGAGCGCCTTGCCCGCGGCGAGAACGGCGCTTGACCAGCGACCCGTGCGGCCATGGCTCCACCCCGGTCAAGGATGACTCCGATCGGCGCGAAGCAACCGTCGGGGGGTTGTCGTCCGCATCGTTTACGTCTGACGGAATGGGCACTGTCATCGCTCGGCGATCTGCTAACTCAAGTGCTGCTGGGCCCAACCGGAAACGCCGCTCAGCCGGGCGGCAGCCTTGACCGGGTCACCGGACCACGTGGGCTGGTCCACCTCGAAGTCATGGCCGGTCAGGCCGCTCTCTTCCTCGACGATGCGAGCGATGCGATAGGCCCGTTCCATCACCGCCAACGCCGCCGGACCCGAGTGGCGGTAAGCGACCTCTATGTTGGCCGTGTCCCCGCAGTAGTCGAACTGCACGCGTCCCGGCGGACCAACCGTTTCAAGGGTCAGGCTGTACAGGTACTCCTCGGACTCGACGGACCCGACCTCCCGCGAGACCCGCTCCAGGATGCGACCCCACTCGGCCCGTTGTGCGTCGGTGAGCCGGAGCAGGGGCAGGTCGGCATCGGGGTCGAAGTCGGCGTTGAGACGGTCGAGCGTCTCCTGAAGCGTCAGGCCCGGCCGTACGCGCACGAGCGTGATGTCGTAGGTCACCGGGTGAATCTACGAAATTCCCGGTTCCACGGCGACAGCACGTGTCCCCCTTCCGCAGAAGGGGGACACGATGCCGCTGCGTCCCTCAAATGACGTCGACGGTCGTGGACGGCGAGGTCCGGCCGCCGACGGAGAACTCCACGCTGGTGGGGCCGACGGGCGTGGTGTCGGCCGCGCTCACGCAGACCCACATCACGGACTGTGAACCGACGTTGGCGACTTCGAGGTCGACGTCGGAGAAGGTCAGAGACTGTCCGTCGGCGGAGATGCTTCCCGCGTACACCGTGGTGTTTCCGCCGGCCTTCCAGACGGTCAATTGGTGATCGGGGCTGGTCGGCGTACCGAATCGCATGTCGGCGCCGGCCGGCAGAGTCACGATGACGGTTTGCGGCGGGATGCCCTGCGTCCCGTTATTGCGCACCTCCACGCCCGGGTAGACGGGATCCCCTCCCCGTTCCGCGGTCACAGGGTCGCCGCCCGGCGACACGGTGAAGCCCGGCATGACGACGATCGTTGTGGAGGGGGAGGTCTTTCCTCCCACGGTGAAGGTCAGGCCGGTGGCTCCGAGCGGGGCGTCGTGGCCGGCGCTCACGGCGACCCACAGCACCGTTGTCCCGGGCAGTGCCAGGTCCACGTCCGAGAAGACGAGCGTCGTGCCGTCCGCCGAGAGGACTCCCGTGTATGTGGTGGTCTGGCCGCTGGTGTTCTGGACGGTCAGCTGGTGGTCGGGAAGCGTCTGCGTGCCGAAGCGCAGGTCCCGGCCGGTGGGCAGGGCCACGGACACGGATACCGGGTCGAACGCCACGTCGGCTTCGACGTGGACTCCTGGGTACCCGACCGGTCCGCCCTGGACCAGCTCCACATCCGGCGGTCCGCCCGGCGCCACGGTGAAATCCGCCCACTGAAGCACTACTTGCCCCGGCCTGCCCGCGTCACCGACCGGGGACTGGTACAAGGGGTCGGTCCTGCCCGCAGCATTCGTCCCCGAGCCCGCAACCGTCACACCACCCGACACCCCAGGCCCCGACGCGAAGCCAGAGCCACCCGCGCCGCCGGATACGTAAGAGCCCTGGGCTCCGCCAACGCCGCCGCCACCGCCACCACCCGCGTATCCGGCCCCACCACCGTGGTAGTCGCCTGCCAGGGCGTTGCCACCGCCTCCGCCCATGCCCGGCAGCGGAATCAACCCGCCGCCGTCACCCCCGTTCTGGCCCAGGTCGCCCCCCTTGCCCGCAACGGGCCCAGGGCGGCAGATCACCCCGGCCCCGCCTGTCCGCCCTACGGCACCGCGTGCCGGGCTCCCGCTGAACGACCCGGAGGCCCGGCCCGTCCCGTCGCCCCCGCGCTGACCGCCACCCGCACCACCGGCGAGCCTCCCAGCCGCATCACTCGCGCCTCCGCCGCCGGCGATGAGGAGGGGGCCCGTCCCGGTGCGGTAGAGACCGCTCATCCCCCCGCCCTGCTTGGCCCCACCGCCGAACCCCGGCGTGGTTCCCACCACTACCCGGAGCACCTCGCCCGGCGTCACCGAAACGACCCCCGAGGAAAACCCGCCGCCACCGCCCAGAGGGCCGCCACCACCGCTGCCCCAGACGCGGGCATCAAGTGAGGTCACTCCGTCGGGAACACGGAAATCCTGAACCCCGCCAGTGACGTCGAACCGCACACAGCGGTTGTATCCCGGCGTGGAGGTGCACATACTCTGCGTCGTCTGGGTCATGGCGTACCTTCCTTCCGTTGCAGATCGACAGTCATCTCACCGGCATCGACGAGCGTGCCGATGTCGCGCCTGCGGGAGCCGTTCCGCGTGCGCGTCGTGGTCGTCAGCGATTCGACGGCGTCGCACCAGATATCGAGGTCGGGAGCCGAACTCAGCTCGCCGGACCGGGCTTTGGCCCGACGGGAGGCACGGGCCCAGTTATCCGGGTCCCGCAGGGACGTCAGAGCGTGGATCCAGGCGTTGAGGTCGTCGCGGTAGGCGAAGATGCCGGCTTCCCCCAGGGACTCGACCAGCCCGGGGGTGGGATGGGCGATCACCGGGATGCCCGAGGCGAACGCCTCCACCGCCACCCGTCCCCAGGACTCGTACAGACTCGGCATGAGCATCACGCGCGCCCGGCTGTAGACGTGCTCACGCATGAGCTGTCCGGGCACGCCGTCGAGGACCTCGCAGTTGGGCAGCCGCGGCGGTGGCATGATCTGCTGTCCGTAGGCGCCGCGGACACCGAGGAACTCCCATTCCGGTGTCCAGGCGGCGATCTGCCAGAAGAGCTCGCCGCCCTTGTCGGGGTTGAGGTTGACGAGAGTCGCGCAATCGCCGGGCTCGGTTCGGTATTCCTCCGCGATCACCGGCGGCCGGACGACGATGCTGTTCCTGGGCAGGAATTCCCGTGGGTAACGGGCGTAGAAGATCTCGCCTTCCCGCCGGATCCACTCGCTGTTGTACACGACGAGATCGGCGCCCGCCGCATTGTGGAAGCTGGAAGTGAAGTCGTCGTGACAGATCACGGCCACGGGTATCCGACGGTCTCTGGCGAGCCCCGCCACGAGGGGGACGTTCTCGAAATGCGACAGCAGCACGTCCGCCCGATGAGCGTGTGCGGCGAAGTCGGTGCCCTCCTGGTACGGGACGACCCGCACCCCGTCGATCTCGTAGCTCTTCCGAATACTCCCC
The window above is part of the Streptomyces syringium genome. Proteins encoded here:
- a CDS encoding DUF3311 domain-containing protein, which codes for MLKRPALLWLLAPYALFLGVLPLVDRVHPTVAGLPFLFFWLLLATLLTPAAVFLAWRGDRKRGRV
- a CDS encoding DUF6412 domain-containing protein, which gives rise to MRHVLRGTLRTHVSVLLFLLAELLLVQSGLVGVVALAATTAVAAALLACAVLAARVTGPLTPTRIRTAIRDRELRTAFLAQRDPDAQGRPRPRAPGRLLPTAA
- a CDS encoding fumarylacetoacetate hydrolase family protein — encoded protein: MKLLRVGPAGAERPALLDEEGTLRDLSALVPDVDAGLFADESALKHVRAAVGARVLPALDPSGLRIGPPVGRIGKIVCVGLNYHAHAAELRVKVPAEPVLFLKAPDTVVGPEDTVLVPRGSEKTDWEVELAVVIGRTARYLETDQQALASIAGYAVANDVSERAFQMERGGQWDKGKNCETFNPLGPWLVTADEVPDPQDLRLRLWVNGQLRQDGSTADQIFPVAQIVRYVSQYMTLYPGDVVNTGTPAGVAMGQPEPKPYLRAGDVVELEIDGLGRQRQVLKEA
- a CDS encoding DUF6114 domain-containing protein, with amino-acid sequence MTMNDLWPIARSRWLPWYRTRPFWGGLLMCLGGVEIVLTTWDGLGMLPFSGTAGASAWLLGSLCLVSGLATWQAPDRRAFPGVLALVLSLVSLVAANMGGLFLGFLLLASGGAITVAWTPEPRNGKAS
- a CDS encoding helix-turn-helix domain-containing protein, which translates into the protein MGQQAHRTARRRRLGAELRALREAAKVSPEEAAVAIHGDRSKISRQETGRHRVTRLELDVLLSLYKVKDERTRECLVALASEGHKRSWWRQYGETLRPSFKEGLSLESDATKIRAFQSQVIPGLLQTRPYATAVMTGSDPLPEEELEFYLDLRMERQEVLRREEPPSYMCIMPEGVLRQQIGGAAVMAEQLRRLVGLSQSSEMTIQVTPLSQTTFTCTGGSFDIFSYPDPMGLEVVQVEYLDGALYLEEDEAVTKYGRAWGRLQAAALPAQQSIELIASIARELESE
- a CDS encoding DUF397 domain-containing protein — its product is MNLNLSEVRVKRHNLPAYAWRKSSYSDNQQVGCVEAQLTDDGLIAIGDSKDRTRGAFIFTPSAWTSFVGAVRRDAFSSRAAG
- a CDS encoding YidC/Oxa1 family membrane protein insertase, translating into MSVFAFLGTLLSHLADVIDPLFGTSATAAAIVLFTLGVRLALHPLARSAARGEGARAALAPELEKLRRKHKNHPERLHKAASEMYAKAGSSPMAGCLPSMVQLPVFYVMYHLFATGSGGDGLLDHTLLGAPLGSRWADALGHGGAFGPQGLVYLGLFALIAAVATWTYTRSRKAAATMPVPGADQVPGMASLTKILPLLTFGTLVTAAIVPLAAGLYLAATTAWTAAERAYLTPLRTAKPTAKARV
- a CDS encoding sodium:solute symporter family protein, coding for MNATVATSVFGVFMVLTVALGLFAVRGRGSGGGLTEWSVGGRSMGTVFIWVLMAGEGYTSFSYLGAAGWGYNHGAPVLYVIAYMSCGYAIGYVVGPMLWSYAREHGLVSITDMVAHRYGRPWLGTAVAILATVCLLPYIQLQITGMGVVVSTISYGAISLNWAYFIAFAVTTGFVVVSGLRGSAWVSVLKDVLVIGTLGFLAIYVPLHYFDGYGPFLDRLVAEKPDWLTFTGHGGSGLGGSWFVTTSFLNSLTVVIFPTTVAGYLGARSADGLRRNAMLLPFYNVLLFVPMLLGMAAIFVVPGLAGPGSNLALFKLVVDSLPAWAVGVIGVAAALSSIVPMAVFMLVIGTMWGKSVLGVMPGLAGRPDRQKTGAQVVVVAAGGLALLLTYTEPNTLVRLSLISYEGMAQLVPMILLGLVWRKLTLWGAVSGLVAGGTLVCALVFTENDPLWGVNAGAVALGLNLVVALAVSWLGPRTVDERPDSEVLATDPGPDVPVVSGTV
- a CDS encoding DUF397 domain-containing protein, whose translation is MRGSGGRSKLMFKKSSYSSVVENCVEIAIPGSDGAAPIAIRDSKNPDGPILWCGPRAYRSFTRAVRAGELRPR
- a CDS encoding DUF6255 family natural product biosynthesis protein, with the protein product MKGQGSWSGACGHRSGWTQTRGEARCNDCGTRRFTDYGALRPAELAPTTTPPPRRARKTDRAAARHVARIVRLGIRWGTSGVGAPRWAAPASAV
- a CDS encoding DUF6230 family protein, with translation MAVVLGAAYALLATDSASALQFAFAGRVPMVISAEKISVSGLSITPGLSSGKHSDAALMSLFQDFRADDVCVTSVVELPVIGATTARLYADSLSASKFTIETSSLSTSRVSLSPAGLETERDPATPFRLTAGSFHAFKVRVEPRAFAAASLAAKGFHADFVHGRQGCPSSPRDSGK
- a CDS encoding glycosyltransferase family 4 protein yields the protein MSLMARVYGYPPAHNAGSEWMLHSMLRPLAERGHHVTVWLSHPGSIRKSYEIDGVRVVPYQEGTDFAAHAHRADVLLSHFENVPLVAGLARDRRIPVAVICHDDFTSSFHNAAGADLVVYNSEWIRREGEIFYARYPREFLPRNSIVVRPPVIAEEYRTEPGDCATLVNLNPDKGGELFWQIAAWTPEWEFLGVRGAYGQQIMPPPRLPNCEVLDGVPGQLMREHVYSRARVMLMPSLYESWGRVAVEAFASGIPVIAHPTPGLVESLGEAGIFAYRDDLNAWIHALTSLRDPDNWARASRRAKARSGELSSAPDLDIWCDAVESLTTTTRTRNGSRRRDIGTLVDAGEMTVDLQRKEGTP